The following are encoded together in the Strongyloides ratti genome assembly S_ratti_ED321, chromosome : 2 genome:
- a CDS encoding UPF0587 protein C1orf123 — protein sequence MRQNCQADCMCLAINKFYNTFTPITPVFALQIKCNLNGIDKLHVDDNGSFRWYLKLKCSSCGEEENKWKYVVFEETQETTKGRSECHLVEKCSLCGRQNTLEIISNSFKEYTSEKNEEYQTIVEFDCRGIEPTAFDFRNHWVAVAADSGIVFEDVDLSESLWTEYDEKMERCVEISEIESKFSVIKK from the exons atgcgACAGAACTGTCAAGCTGATTGTATGTGCCTtgctataaataaattttataatacttttactCCTATAACT CCAGTTTTCgctttacaaataaaatgcAATTTAAATGGAATTGATAAACTTCATGTTGATGATAATGGATCGTTTCGATGGTATCTTAAG TTAAAATGTTCAAGCTGTGGAGAAGAGGAGAACAAATGGAAATATGTCGTTTTCGAAGAAACCCAAGAAACAACTAAAGGAAGAAGTGAATGCCATTTAGTTGAAAAATGTTCATTATGTGGAAGGCAAAATACCTTAg aaattataaGTAATTCCTTTAAGGAATACACCTCAGAGAAAAATGAAGAATATCAGACAATTGTCGAGTTTGACTGTCGTGGAATTGAACCAACGGCATTTGATTTCAGAAATCACTGGGTCGCAGTAGCTGCTGACAGTGGAATAGTGTTTGAAGATGTTGATTTATCAGAAAGCTTATGGACAGAATACGATGAGAAAATGGAAAGATGTGTAGAGATATCAGAGATAGAATCAAAATTTTCtgtcattaaaaaatga
- a CDS encoding Ecdysone-induced protein 78C, producing the protein MNSDPNQTTLQQPMLSNDSNFVNQMLNNQMLNNPMMNGAFINFPQSLPQFQFPFNSPLPFQQQHFQQQQQVWHKLMAQNNGMAMMGQLNQGTGNNIPPQQMFNHPNIIGKKIDTDRDSGNESTTMSPNNSSSSLSNSPTSMPSRSDSFSIAKLTTDKENINKNNCNEEKNIETEKNIKKEEKEEKTKEEATIHIPTPLRPSTSLTEINNSQCYSKTDNVTPQRPKESPKGMFQNNIQTPNTCSIPQQQIISPILPYQMYQSMPLPQNTPVTSSAHHIQQQQQSGPMNGMFQQLSMPQYYPQMLQQGSGTALDIMNSSGMNELCKVCGDKSSGYHYGVQSCEGCKGFFRRSVQGKGSYQCHKKNDCMVSRNTRTRCQACRFNRCLAVGMLKETVRGEKCRKRKAKEDDREEDIQDTREAMNISNIVISAYKEIFPNDIVLNDRNIVIIKIKELLKRISNFDAVPEADIDKLINYGLSAFLILRTVFQKSDSSPIIGNKTIIVKKFKNGIDFDTIGEECLPILSVISVCQPHTPSLEREDIVDELRIKLSESLQILLLAKDNVNSSLSMDVYTRLLYKITDLYK; encoded by the exons atgaATTCTGATCCTAATCAGACTACTCTTCAGCAACCTATGTTATCAAATGATTCTAATTTTGTTAAtcaaatgttaaataatcaGATGTTAAATAATCCTATGATGAATGGtgcttttattaattttcctCAATCATTACCACAATTTCAATTTCCATTTAATAGTCCATTACCTTTTCAACAACAACATtttcaacaacaacaacaggTATGGCATAAACTTATGGCACAGAATAATGGAATGGCAATGATGGGACAATTAAATCAAGGAACAGGAAATAATATTCCTCCACAACAAATGTTTAATCATCCAAATATTAttggtaaaaaaattgatactGACAGAGATTCTGGAAATGAAAGTACTACTATGTCTCCAAATAATAGTTCTTCATCATTGTCTAACTCTCCCACATCAATGCCATCAAGGTCAGATTCTTTTTCTATTGCAAAATTGACAACAGacaaagaaaatattaataaaaataattgtaatgaggaaaaaaatattgaaacagaaaaaaatattaaaaaagaagaaaaagaagaaaaaactAAGGAAGAGGCAACAATTCATATTCCAACACCACTTAGACCAAGTACATCTTTGACAGAGATAAACAATTCTCAATGTTATTCTAAAACAGATAATGTTACTCCACAAAGACCAAAAGAATCTCCAAAAGGAatgtttcaaaataatattcaaacTCCTAATACGTGTTCAATTCCTCAACAACAAATTATTTCTCCAATATTACCATATCAAATGTATCAATCAATGCCATTACCTCAAAATACTCCGGTAACCTCTTCAGCTCATCATattcaacaacaacaacaatcAGGACCAATGAATGGAATGTTTCAACAACTTTCAATGCCACAATACTATCCACAGATGCTTCAACAAGGATCTGGAACAGCGTTAGATATAATGAATAGTAGTGGAATGAATGAATTATGTAAAGTTTGTGGTGATAAATCTTCCGGGTATCATTATGGTGTTCAATCATGTGAAGGTTGTAaa ggATTCTTTCGTAGAAGTGTCCAAGGTAAAGGAAGTTATCAATGTCATAAAAAGAATGATTGTATGGTTAGTAGAAATACAAGAACTCGTTGTCAGGCTTGTAGATTTAATAGATGCTTAGCTGTTGGAATGTTAAAAGAGACTGTTCGTGGAGAAAAGTGTCGTAAAAGAAAAGCTAAGGAAGATGATAGGGAAGAAGATATACAAGACACAAGAGAAGCAAtgaatatttcaaatattgttataagtgcatataaagaaatttttccAAATGACattgttttaaatgataGAAATATTGTCATAATTAAGATTAAAGAATTGCTAAAAAGAATTAGTAATTTTGATGCTGTACCTGAGGCAGACATTGATAAACTGATAAATTATGGGTTAAGTGCATTTTTAATTCTAAGAACGGTGTTTCAAAAATCTGATTCTTCACCAATTATTGGAAACAAAacaataatagtaaaaaaatttaaaaatggtaTAGATTTTGATACTATAGGTGAAGAATGTCTTCCAATATTATCAGTAATTTCAGTATGTCAACCCCACACTCCAAGTTTAGAAAGAGAAGATATTGTAGATGAGTTGCGTATAAAGTTATCAGAATCTTTACAGATTCTTTTACTTGCAAAAGACAATGTAAACAGTTCACTTTCAATGGATGTGTATACTAGATTATTATACAAGATAAcagatttatataaatga
- a CDS encoding Marvel domain-containing protein produces MYQERTVTYGRTYQTEPRVVYSGPDLSGIHLDLDYLKTLSGMLKCIEIALCFLTFITVIGGGPYYYNGATWASFVSSVGLMITTILLIFYLFHVVDKFTNVPWIVSEMVYCFMFSMFFFLAGSALALASMQYKLSAGWAIASFFAFCAMVAYAFDCYLKFLSWKKGEKAVGGNINAQNV; encoded by the exons atgtatcaaGAAAGAACTGTTACCTATGGAAGAACATATCAAACTGAACCAAGAGTTGTTTATAGTGGACCAGATTTATCGGGTATTCATTTAGATTTGGATTACCTTAAAACATTATCTGGAATGTTAAAATGTATAGAAATAGCACTTTGCTTTTTGACATTTATTACTGTTATTGGAGGTGGTCCCTATTACTATAATGGTGCCACCTGGGCTTCTTTTGTTTCTTCGGTTGGATTAATGATAACAACAATCCTTTTAATCTTCTATCTATTTCATGTTGTTGATAAATTTACCAATGTTCCTTGGATTGTTTCTGAAATGGTATATTGTTTTATGTTTTCTATGTTTTTCTTCTTAGCAGGATCAGCTTTAGCATTAGCATCTATGCAATATAAATTAAGTGCAGGGTGGGCTATAGCAAGT ttttttgCATTTTGTGCAATGGTTGCATATGCATTTGATtgttatttgaaatttttatcatgGAAAAAAGGAGAAAAAGCTGTTGGTGGAAACATTAATGCtcaaaatgtataa
- a CDS encoding Zinc finger, RING-CH-type domain and Zinc finger, RING/FYVE/PHD-type domain-containing protein, with protein sequence MNNNITVSDHQIDTINEKNDSEEEVFINKEEVASMYMEKSNTSNDLVKITVKSYFTEDDRNGGGKNKKIPINNASVNKLKTPENSNNVNIRNKKEGVLPFNQNLNLSLIQSITNNKELEIEGQSIFCCRICHSLEATKKSPLIAPCRCSGTMKYIHLSCLAKWLELSPRCLFSIPSCELCGHIYQTGSILKLRRIHLPTLSFSDKILNILFILLLFIMILCAAIACNYLKITEKHEGNGGFGGKVNSKLMLIAPGLTFFMALFTQYKAENTVFKLIIQFFWANRNWTIRTLEENERKILKTSISKNIEDQDRKSLMRDEKENTGVDCLMV encoded by the exons ATGAATAACAATATTACTGTTTCTGATCATCAAATTGATACTATTAATGAGAAAAATGATTCTGAGGAAgaagtttttattaataaagaagAGGTAGCCTCAATGTATATGGAAAag tcAAATACCTCTAATGACTTGGTAAAAATTACTGTTAAGTCATATTTTACAGAAG atGACAGAAATGGTGGgggtaaaaataaaaaaatacccATAAATAATGCCTctgttaataaattaaaaacacctgaaaatagtaataatgtCAATATTcgtaataaaaaagaaggaGTTCTACCATTCAATCAAAATCTTAATTTATCACTAATACAAAGTATCACAAATAATAAAGAGTTAGAAATTGAAGGACAAAGTATATTTTGTTGTAGGATATGTCATTCTTTGGAAGCCACCAAAAAAAGTCCTTTGATTGCTCCGTGTCGATGTTCCGGAACaatgaaatatatacatttaagtTGCCTTGCA aagtGGCTTGAATTGTCACCACGttgtttattttcaatacCATCATGTGAATTATGTGGTCATATATATCAAACAGgaagtatattaaaattaaggAGAATTCACCTCCCaacattatcattttcagataaaattttaaatatcctttttatattattactttttataatgatcTTGTGTGCTGCAATTGCGTGTAACTATTTAAAGATAACAGAAAAACA TGAAGGAAATGGAGGTTTTGGTGGTAAAGTAAATAGTAAACTTATGCTTATAGCTCCAGGATTAA CATTTTTTATGGCACTTTTTACACAATATAAAGCTGAGAATACGGTTTTCAAGTTgattattcaatttttttggGCAAACCGCAACTGGACAATAAGGACGTTAGAAGAAAATGAAAGAAAGATCTTAAAAACTTCTATTTCAAAGAATATAGAAGATCAAGATAGAAAATCATTAATGAGagatgaaaaagaaaatacaGGTGTAGATTGTTTAATGGTGTAa